The Humulus lupulus chromosome 4, drHumLupu1.1, whole genome shotgun sequence genome has a window encoding:
- the LOC133832527 gene encoding N-terminal acetyltransferase A complex auxiliary subunit NAA15-like — MNCPVSHFCEMRLTGSGIRMESKVAGLEGCTGVSIEGEGCNEAYELVRQGLKNDLKSHVCWHVYGLLYRSDREYREAIKCYRNALRIDPDNIEILRDLSLLQVQMQDLAGFFEIKQQLLSLKSNHRMNWIGFAVAHHLNSNALKAVEILEAYEGTLEDDFPPDNERCEHGEMLLYKISLLEESGSIERALDELHKKEPKIDDKLAFKEQEVSLLVKLGRFEEGATLFKALLSMNHDNYGYYEGLHKCVGLYYENGQYSPDQIEQFDSLYNSLRQQYTWSSAVKRISLDFLQGVRFREVAENYIRPLLTKGVPSLFTDLSPLYDHPGKADILEELIIELEQAVRTACQFPGSQSCFCYTEADDLSNMILDLCLAHGFVARGILLHYDRRGQYEISLSKIDEAIEHTPTAIDLYSGKQRYFAIEINVILQDIVCARRVQLKLWVRISAEFLLCFIAGDLGISSTTTRWICSPEKTGFPMGFAAGSMFEVL, encoded by the exons ATGAATTGCCCTGTTTCTCATTTTTGTGAAATGAGATTGACTGGTTCAGGCATTCGCATGGAGTCGAAAGTTGCCGGGTTGGAG GGATGTACTGGGGTTAGCATAGAGGGTGAGGGATGTAATGAAGCATATGAGCTTGTTCGGCAAGGATTAAAG AATGATCTTAAGAGTCATGTATGCTGGCATGTTTATGGTCTTCTTTATCGGTCCGATAGAGAATACAGGGAGGCAATCAAATGCTATAGAAATGCACTGAGGATCGATCCAGACAATATTGAAATTTTGCGGGATCTGTCACTATTACAG GTGCAAATGCAAGATTTGGCAGGGTTTTTCGAGATAAAACAACAACTCTTGTCTCTAAAATCAAATCATCGTATGAATTGGATCGGCTTTGCTGTTGCtcatcatttaaactcaaa TGCTTTAAAAGCAGTTGAAATTCTGGAAGCATATGAAGGGACACTAGAAGATGATTTTCCTCCTGATAATGAACGTTGTGAACATGGGGAAATGCTTTTGTATAAG ATTTCTTTGCTAGAAGAATCGGGTTCTATTGAGAGAGCTCTTGATGAGTTGCACAAGAAAGAGCCAAAAATA GATGATAAATTGGCTTTTAAAGAACAAGAGGTTTCTCTTTTAGTAAAGCTTGGTCGCTTTGAAGAAGGTGCCACTTTGTTCAAGGCTCTACTTTCTATGAATCATGACAATTACGG ATACTATGAAGGCCTTCACAAGTGTGTTGGGCTCTATTATGAAAATGGTCAGTATTCACCCGACCAAATTGAACAGTTCGATTCGTTGTACAATTCTCTTAGGCAGCAATACACTTGGTCTTCTGCTGTCAAG AGAATATCGCTCGACTTTCTGCAAGGTGTCAGGTTTAGAGAAGTAGCTGAAAATTATATTAGGCCCCTCCTTACTAAG GGAGTTCCATCATTGTTCACTGATCTTTCTCCATTGTATGATCATCCTGGAAAG GCAGACATTCTTGAGGAACTTATTATTGAGCTGGAGCAAGCTGTTAGGACTGCTTGTCAATTCCCTGGAAG TCAATCATGTTTCTGTTATACTGAAGCAGATGATCTAAGCAACATGATTTTAGATTTGTG TCTGGCACATGGTTTTGTTGCCAGAGGCATTCTTTTG CATTACGACAGAAGGGGACAATATGAAATCTCCCTTTCTAAAATTGATGAGGCCATTGAGCACACCCCAACCGCGATTGATTTATACTCGGGCAAG CAGAGATATTTTGCTATTGAAATCAATGTTATACTACAAGATATAGTTTGTGCACGT AGAGTTCAATTGAAGCTTTGGGTGAGGATTTCAGCTGAATTCTTGTTATGTTTTATTGCTGGggacttggggattagctctacGACTACTAGGTGGATTTGTTCTCCAGAAAAG ACTGGTTTTCctatgggttttgctgctggaagcaTGTTTGAAGTGCTGTGA